The Halanaerobium praevalens DSM 2228 genome contains a region encoding:
- a CDS encoding YceD family protein, translating into MYINLSDLKEVGARKQVELELEFHNFEFANREIEIKDPIELELEIFNTTDSYVVEGEIKAKLILSCSRCLQEYNSTINLDLTENVVKNEMEDQEELYLDEIIMDNIILSLPMKPLCSEDCNGICPQCGQDLNKGECDCEVEILDPRLAKLKDFYDEEQ; encoded by the coding sequence TTGTATATAAACCTCAGTGATTTAAAAGAAGTTGGAGCTAGAAAACAAGTAGAATTAGAGCTTGAATTTCATAATTTTGAATTTGCCAATCGTGAAATTGAAATAAAAGATCCAATTGAACTTGAACTTGAAATTTTTAACACTACTGATTCTTATGTAGTTGAAGGTGAAATTAAAGCCAAATTGATTTTGAGTTGTAGTCGCTGCCTACAAGAATATAATTCTACAATCAACTTAGATCTAACTGAAAATGTTGTAAAAAATGAGATGGAAGATCAAGAAGAGTTATATTTAGATGAAATTATTATGGATAATATAATTTTATCTTTACCTATGAAACCACTTTGTTCTGAAGACTGTAATGGGATTTGTCCCCAATGTGGTCAGGATTTAAATAAGGGTGAATGTGATTGTGAGGTAGAAATATTAGATCCACGTTTAGCAAAATTGAAAGACTTTTATGATGAAGAGCAATAA
- a CDS encoding lysophospholipid acyltransferase family protein: MKKIIYQTIRLFLLAIFKVFFRIKVNGKENLPDSGKAIVLANHISLLDPPLLAAVLPRPLRFMAKKELFKNPILRFVLFLADAFPVDRTKNDITAVKKALAVLKKEEVLGLFPEGTRKPEGELGSPKLGSVMLAIKSGAPIIPVGIKNIKTDGRITINIGESFSLEQFSQKKLSKTERKKAAQFIKNKIAAAINYSE; this comes from the coding sequence GTGAAAAAAATTATTTATCAGACGATCAGATTATTTCTGTTAGCAATCTTTAAAGTTTTTTTTAGAATAAAAGTTAATGGTAAAGAAAATTTGCCAGATTCAGGTAAAGCTATAGTTCTTGCAAATCATATAAGCTTATTAGATCCACCATTATTAGCAGCAGTTTTGCCTAGACCCTTAAGATTTATGGCAAAAAAAGAGCTGTTTAAAAATCCAATTTTACGTTTTGTTTTATTTCTTGCAGATGCTTTTCCAGTTGATAGAACTAAAAATGATATAACTGCTGTTAAAAAAGCTTTAGCTGTCTTAAAAAAAGAAGAAGTTTTAGGGCTGTTTCCTGAGGGAACAAGAAAGCCAGAAGGTGAGTTGGGAAGTCCCAAACTAGGATCTGTTATGTTAGCTATTAAAAGTGGAGCTCCTATTATACCAGTTGGAATAAAAAACATAAAAACTGATGGTAGGATTACTATAAATATTGGAGAAAGTTTTAGTTTAGAGCAATTTTCACAAAAAAAATTGTCCAAAACTGAAAGAAAAAAAGCAGCTCAATTTATTAAAAATAAAATTGCTGCAGCGATTAATTATTCAGAATGA
- a CDS encoding bifunctional 4-hydroxy-3-methylbut-2-enyl diphosphate reductase/30S ribosomal protein S1 — MKVLEVITSEEAGFCFGVERALDMVLEAAKKNDALNVYTLGPLIHNPQVVERLEKKNVKVASSLAEIDSGIVIIRSHGVAPEVLAKARAKKLKVIDATCPYVKNAQKYAKRLVDEGYQTFIYGDEDHPEVQGIYGASDKKASIIGEKEDLKSIELKAKVGLVAQTTKSPESFREIIDLIATKVKELKVFNTICNTTDVRQSSAKKLAEDVDIMFVIGGHNSANTTRLAEICTVTNTPTYHIETAAEIKKEWLSEKNKVGITAGASTPDWLIREVVQLMNEENKEVNVESTENEEEKEQQVVEEVEETVTETTEEDEVTNSEEAEFKYSDNDIADLSKGQKVTGTVVEINENGVYVDVNYKTDGFIPLRHLSHRTVEDANDIVSMDEEIEVVILTLEDEEGNMVLSKKQAEYEKAWEKIEEAYNNEEIIEAEVTKEVKGGLVVDVGVRGFIPASHVAIGYVDDLKDYVGESLRLKVIEVERDNNNVVLSHKKVLEKERAAKKEETLASLEEGQTVEGTVTKLVDFGAFIDLGGIEGLLHISEMSWGRIESPAEVLTEGEKVEVKVLGVNKEEERISLGLKQLLADPWEEFAEKHYEGEVIEGKITKLVDFGAFMEVEKGIEGLIHISQLSHRHVKTTDEVVSVGDVKEAKIINIDADQERVGLSLKELEEKPEPKKESSNKSQSSNRSNRSSSRSNKNNDNSSSSGGATIREIVGDIFDQGE, encoded by the coding sequence GTGAAGGTTCTGGAGGTTATTACATCAGAAGAGGCTGGATTTTGTTTTGGCGTTGAAAGAGCCTTAGATATGGTTTTGGAAGCTGCTAAAAAAAATGATGCTTTAAATGTTTATACATTAGGCCCACTGATTCATAATCCACAGGTAGTTGAAAGATTAGAAAAAAAGAATGTAAAAGTAGCCTCTTCACTTGCCGAAATTGATTCTGGAATAGTTATAATTCGTTCTCATGGAGTGGCACCAGAAGTTTTAGCAAAGGCAAGAGCGAAAAAATTAAAAGTTATAGATGCCACCTGTCCCTATGTTAAAAATGCTCAAAAATATGCCAAAAGGCTTGTTGATGAAGGTTATCAAACCTTTATTTATGGTGATGAAGATCATCCTGAAGTTCAAGGTATTTATGGGGCAAGTGATAAAAAAGCATCTATAATTGGAGAAAAAGAAGATTTGAAGTCAATTGAGCTCAAGGCTAAAGTTGGTTTAGTAGCTCAAACAACTAAATCTCCTGAGTCTTTTCGCGAAATTATAGATTTAATAGCAACTAAAGTCAAAGAATTAAAAGTTTTTAACACTATTTGTAATACTACAGATGTACGTCAATCCTCAGCTAAAAAATTAGCTGAAGATGTAGATATAATGTTTGTAATTGGGGGTCATAATAGTGCTAATACTACTAGACTGGCAGAAATATGTACAGTCACAAATACCCCTACTTATCATATAGAAACAGCCGCTGAAATAAAAAAAGAGTGGTTGTCTGAAAAAAATAAAGTTGGAATTACAGCTGGAGCATCAACTCCAGACTGGTTAATAAGGGAGGTTGTTCAGTTAATGAATGAAGAAAACAAAGAAGTAAATGTTGAGTCAACTGAAAACGAAGAGGAAAAAGAACAACAAGTGGTAGAGGAGGTAGAAGAAACAGTAACAGAAACTACAGAAGAAGATGAAGTTACTAACAGCGAAGAAGCTGAATTTAAATATAGCGATAATGATATTGCTGATTTAAGCAAAGGTCAGAAAGTGACAGGTACTGTAGTTGAAATCAATGAAAATGGTGTTTATGTAGATGTTAATTATAAAACAGATGGATTTATTCCATTACGCCATTTAAGTCATCGTACTGTAGAAGATGCAAATGATATTGTAAGTATGGATGAAGAAATTGAAGTTGTAATCTTGACTTTAGAAGATGAAGAAGGTAATATGGTTTTATCTAAAAAACAAGCTGAATATGAAAAAGCTTGGGAAAAAATTGAAGAAGCTTATAATAATGAAGAAATTATTGAAGCTGAAGTTACTAAAGAAGTTAAAGGTGGTTTAGTTGTAGATGTTGGAGTAAGAGGATTTATTCCTGCTTCACATGTAGCAATTGGCTATGTTGATGACTTAAAAGATTATGTTGGAGAAAGTCTTCGTCTGAAAGTAATTGAAGTTGAAAGAGATAACAATAATGTAGTTCTTTCACATAAAAAAGTTTTAGAAAAAGAAAGAGCTGCTAAAAAAGAAGAAACTTTAGCTTCACTGGAAGAGGGTCAAACAGTAGAAGGTACTGTAACAAAATTAGTTGATTTTGGTGCCTTTATTGATCTTGGTGGAATTGAAGGTTTACTTCATATTTCAGAAATGTCATGGGGCAGAATTGAAAGCCCAGCTGAAGTTCTTACTGAAGGTGAAAAAGTAGAAGTTAAAGTACTTGGAGTTAATAAAGAAGAAGAAAGAATTTCTTTAGGATTAAAACAACTCTTAGCTGATCCTTGGGAAGAATTTGCTGAAAAGCATTATGAAGGAGAAGTTATTGAAGGTAAAATAACAAAATTAGTTGATTTTGGTGCCTTTATGGAAGTTGAGAAGGGAATTGAAGGATTAATTCATATTTCTCAATTATCACACCGTCATGTTAAAACTACTGATGAAGTAGTTAGTGTTGGTGATGTAAAAGAAGCTAAAATTATTAATATTGATGCAGATCAAGAAAGAGTAGGTTTAAGCTTAAAAGAATTAGAAGAAAAGCCTGAGCCTAAAAAAGAATCCAGCAACAAATCTCAAAGCTCAAATAGAAGCAATAGAAGTAGTAGTAGATCTAATAAAAATAATGATAACTCATCATCTAGTGGAGGAGCTACTATTAGAGAAATTGTTGGAGACATATTTGACCAGGGTGAATAA
- the rnc gene encoding ribonuclease III, whose protein sequence is MRKLCNKRKTLKFEKSLDLNFNNKFLLERALTHKSYPNENRHLNLKDNERLEFLGDSVLSLSISTYIFNKFSDFPEGDLAKMRAVIVSAPILAEAAKRINLGQYLFLGKGEEMTGGRERDSILADTMEAIFGALYLDQSFKVVSDFILELLKVDIINVAAGNHIQDYKTMLQEVIQDMGNFRPEYEVIDEEGPDHNKTFIVAVKMNEESLGSGQGSSKKEAEQEAAKVALDKLDKLD, encoded by the coding sequence ATGAGAAAATTGTGTAATAAAAGAAAAACATTAAAATTCGAAAAAAGTCTTGATTTAAATTTTAATAATAAGTTTTTATTAGAAAGAGCTTTAACTCATAAATCTTATCCAAATGAAAATAGACATCTTAACTTAAAAGATAATGAGCGTTTAGAGTTTTTGGGGGATTCAGTTTTGAGTTTATCAATTAGCACTTACATATTTAATAAATTTTCTGATTTCCCAGAAGGAGATTTAGCAAAGATGAGAGCTGTTATTGTTAGTGCTCCAATTTTAGCAGAAGCAGCAAAGAGAATTAATCTTGGTCAATATTTATTTTTGGGTAAAGGTGAAGAAATGACTGGAGGTAGAGAACGCGATTCTATTTTAGCAGATACAATGGAAGCAATTTTTGGTGCTTTATATCTTGATCAGAGTTTTAAAGTAGTAAGTGATTTTATTCTGGAATTATTGAAAGTTGATATAATAAATGTTGCAGCAGGTAATCACATTCAAGATTATAAAACTATGTTGCAAGAAGTAATTCAAGATATGGGTAATTTCAGACCTGAATATGAAGTTATTGATGAAGAAGGTCCAGATCATAATAAGACTTTTATAGTTGCTGTAAAAATGAATGAAGAAAGCCTTGGTTCTGGTCAGGGATCAAGCAAAAAGGAAGCTGAACAAGAAGCAGCAAAAGTTGCTTTAGATAAATTAGATAAACTTGATTAA
- the aroH gene encoding chorismate mutase, producing the protein MYAIRGAISVSANNKTDILDATKEIMQSLIEANSLTEKDLVSIITTATPDLTKVYPGQALRELGYNLTPILCLQEMKVENSSQKMIRLLVHVKGNKDKTQVKHQYLKKAKNLRPDLVE; encoded by the coding sequence ATGTATGCTATAAGAGGTGCAATTAGTGTTTCTGCAAATAATAAAACAGATATTTTAGATGCTACTAAAGAAATTATGCAGAGTTTAATTGAAGCTAATTCTCTTACAGAAAAGGATTTAGTTAGCATAATAACTACAGCTACACCTGATTTGACAAAGGTTTATCCTGGTCAGGCTTTAAGAGAATTAGGGTATAATTTAACTCCTATTTTGTGCTTGCAAGAAATGAAGGTTGAAAATAGTAGTCAAAAAATGATAAGATTGTTAGTACATGTTAAAGGAAATAAAGATAAAACTCAGGTTAAACATCAATATTTAAAAAAAGCTAAAAATTTGAGGCCTGATTTAGTAGAATAA
- the fabG gene encoding 3-oxoacyl-[acyl-carrier-protein] reductase, which translates to MINLEKKKILITGSSRGIGAEIAKKMASLKAEVVINYSSSEARAEKIKNEIEAAGGTAHLLQADISDHQEAKKLVKTAYQKMNGLNVLINNAGITRDKLLLRMKEVEWDQVLAINLKGVYNCSKHAVRYLLKSENGKLINISSVVGINGNAGQSNYAAAKAGVIGFTKSMAKELATKGVCSNVIAPGFIDTEMTDSLSENVKEEILSQVPLARLGQAEEVADLAAFLASDNSNYINGEVIKIDGGMGS; encoded by the coding sequence TTGATAAATCTTGAAAAAAAGAAAATTTTAATTACTGGGAGCTCACGTGGTATTGGGGCCGAAATAGCAAAAAAAATGGCAAGTTTAAAAGCAGAAGTTGTGATTAACTATTCTAGTTCTGAGGCTAGGGCTGAAAAAATTAAAAATGAAATTGAAGCTGCAGGTGGAACTGCTCATTTATTACAAGCAGATATAAGTGATCATCAAGAAGCAAAAAAATTAGTGAAAACTGCTTATCAAAAAATGAATGGTTTAAATGTGTTAATTAATAATGCAGGCATAACTAGAGATAAATTATTGTTAAGAATGAAAGAAGTAGAATGGGATCAGGTGCTTGCAATAAATTTAAAGGGAGTTTATAACTGCTCTAAACATGCTGTAAGGTATTTATTGAAGTCAGAAAATGGAAAATTAATAAATATTTCTTCAGTAGTTGGAATTAATGGTAATGCAGGCCAGTCAAATTATGCAGCAGCCAAAGCAGGTGTAATTGGTTTTACAAAAAGTATGGCTAAAGAATTAGCCACTAAAGGTGTTTGTTCAAATGTTATAGCACCTGGTTTTATAGATACAGAAATGACTGATAGCTTAAGTGAAAATGTTAAAGAAGAAATTTTGTCTCAAGTTCCTTTAGCCCGTTTAGGTCAGGCTGAAGAAGTGGCTGATTTAGCTGCCTTTTTAGCTTCAGACAACTCAAACTATATTAATGGAGAAGTAATTAAAATTGATGGCGGTATGGGCTCTTAA
- the fabK gene encoding enoyl-[acyl-carrier-protein] reductase FabK, with amino-acid sequence MALKTEICDLLKIEKPIIQGGMAWVATGELAAAVSEAGGLGVIGAGNAPAEVIENEIDKLRKITDKPFGLNIMLLSPFADDIIDLALEKKVPVVTTGAGNPGKYIKKFKEIGTKVIPVVPSVALAKRLERTGVDAVIVEGTEAGGHIGELTTMALVPQLVDAVKIPVIAAGGIADGRGLAAVLALGAAGAQIGTRFVCSSECIAADAYKQAIINSRDRDAVVTGRSTGHPVRNLKNKLTRKIKKLEAQKVSKAEIEQLGSGKLKAAAIDGDVEEGSVMAGQVSGMISEIKSVEEIIREIILKAEKRIKENHQLLV; translated from the coding sequence ATGGCATTGAAAACAGAAATTTGTGATTTATTAAAGATAGAAAAGCCAATTATTCAAGGGGGAATGGCCTGGGTTGCAACAGGAGAATTAGCTGCTGCAGTTTCAGAAGCGGGTGGTTTAGGTGTTATTGGAGCAGGCAATGCTCCAGCTGAGGTTATTGAAAATGAAATTGATAAGTTAAGAAAAATAACTGATAAACCATTTGGCTTAAATATTATGTTACTTTCTCCTTTTGCAGATGATATAATAGATTTAGCTTTAGAAAAGAAAGTTCCTGTAGTTACTACTGGTGCTGGTAATCCTGGTAAATATATTAAAAAATTTAAAGAGATAGGAACCAAAGTAATTCCTGTTGTTCCTTCTGTTGCTTTAGCTAAAAGATTAGAAAGAACAGGAGTAGATGCAGTTATTGTCGAAGGAACAGAAGCAGGTGGTCATATAGGTGAATTAACAACAATGGCCCTTGTACCTCAATTAGTAGATGCTGTTAAAATTCCTGTTATTGCAGCTGGAGGAATTGCAGATGGTAGAGGTTTAGCTGCTGTATTAGCTTTAGGAGCTGCTGGAGCTCAAATTGGAACTAGATTTGTTTGTTCTTCAGAATGTATAGCAGCTGATGCTTATAAACAAGCTATTATAAATTCTAGAGATAGAGATGCAGTAGTAACAGGTAGGAGTACAGGCCATCCAGTTAGAAATTTAAAAAACAAATTAACAAGGAAAATAAAAAAATTAGAAGCTCAAAAAGTTTCGAAAGCTGAAATTGAACAATTGGGTTCAGGTAAACTGAAAGCTGCTGCAATTGATGGTGATGTAGAAGAGGGCAGTGTTATGGCTGGTCAAGTGTCTGGTATGATTTCTGAAATAAAAAGTGTAGAAGAAATTATTAGAGAAATTATACTGAAAGCTGAAAAAAGAATTAAAGAAAATCATCAACTACTTGTTTAA
- the rpmF gene encoding 50S ribosomal protein L32 gives MAVPKKRTSKTRKRKRRTHKKLSAPSLTECSNCHEKILPHHVCPECGHYDGKKVSKN, from the coding sequence ATGGCTGTACCAAAGAAAAGAACTTCTAAAACTCGTAAGCGTAAAAGACGTACTCATAAGAAATTGAGTGCTCCAAGCCTTACAGAATGTTCTAATTGCCATGAGAAGATTTTACCTCATCATGTGTGTCCTGAATGTGGACATTATGATGGCAAAAAGGTGAGCAAAAATTAA
- a CDS encoding acetate/propionate family kinase codes for MKILVINSGSSSLKYQLFNMETESVLAKGLIQRIGISGSFLEYENNEGEEVLIEKDIATHKVGIELLLETLLSSEHGVLKDIDEVEAIGHRIVHGGEAFAESTVIDESVIKELEEVADLAPLHNPPNIMGIKVCKELMPTKPQVGVFDTAFHQTMPEKAYIYALPYEYYKKYGVRRYGFHGTSHGYVAQRAAKMLEKDLSELKIVTCHLGNGASLAAVKNGEVVDTSMGLTPLEGLVMGTRCGDIDPAIIPFIMEKEDLSAAEIDNILNKKSGLLGISGVSSDSRDVENAAESGNHQAEVALEIFNYRVKKYIGAYTAAMGGVDAIVFTAGIGENAIETRAGILNGLEYLGVELDEEANDMRGKEKVISKSDSKVKALVIPTNEELVIARDTKDLVN; via the coding sequence ATGAAAATACTTGTTATTAATAGTGGAAGTTCATCATTGAAGTATCAATTGTTTAATATGGAAACAGAAAGTGTATTAGCAAAAGGTTTAATTCAAAGAATAGGAATTTCAGGATCATTTTTAGAATATGAAAATAATGAAGGAGAAGAAGTTCTAATTGAAAAAGATATTGCAACTCATAAAGTTGGAATTGAATTATTGTTAGAAACTCTTTTATCTTCTGAGCATGGAGTTTTAAAAGATATAGATGAAGTGGAAGCTATAGGTCATAGAATTGTACATGGAGGAGAAGCTTTTGCAGAATCTACAGTTATTGATGAAAGCGTAATCAAAGAATTAGAAGAAGTAGCTGATTTAGCTCCACTTCATAACCCACCAAATATTATGGGAATTAAAGTGTGTAAAGAATTAATGCCGACTAAACCTCAGGTAGGAGTCTTTGATACAGCTTTCCACCAAACTATGCCAGAGAAAGCTTATATTTATGCCTTGCCATATGAATATTATAAAAAGTATGGTGTGAGAAGATACGGTTTCCATGGTACTTCTCATGGTTATGTAGCTCAGAGAGCTGCTAAAATGTTAGAAAAAGATTTATCTGAGCTTAAAATTGTAACTTGTCATTTAGGTAATGGAGCTAGTTTAGCAGCAGTCAAAAATGGTGAGGTTGTTGATACTAGTATGGGTTTAACTCCTTTAGAAGGTTTAGTAATGGGAACTCGTTGTGGAGATATTGATCCAGCAATCATACCATTTATTATGGAAAAAGAAGATCTTTCTGCTGCTGAAATTGATAATATTTTAAATAAGAAAAGTGGCCTTTTAGGTATTTCAGGTGTTAGCAGTGATTCTCGCGATGTTGAAAATGCTGCTGAATCAGGAAATCATCAGGCAGAAGTTGCTTTAGAAATATTTAATTATAGAGTTAAAAAATATATTGGAGCTTATACTGCAGCTATGGGTGGTGTTGATGCAATTGTATTTACTGCTGGAATTGGGGAAAATGCAATTGAAACTAGAGCTGGAATTTTAAATGGACTTGAATATTTAGGTGTTGAATTAGACGAAGAGGCTAATGATATGCGTGGAAAAGAAAAAGTAATCTCAAAATCTGATTCTAAAGTAAAAGCTTTAGTTATTCCGACAAATGAGGAATTAGTTATTGCTAGAGATACAAAGGATTTAGTCAACTAA
- the cmk gene encoding (d)CMP kinase — MKNVIAIDGPGGAGKSTIAKLLAKKINYLHLDTGAMYRAVTWAALKKNIDFKDEEKIIKIAEKSKIIFDQQGNIFLNGKNISQEIRNNKVNQYVSQVAAIKGVRDLLVEKQQDIAKKNKVVMDGRDITTVVLPKAEYKFYLTASLAERAKRRYQQEKVKNKNADLKQIKASIARRDKLDKEREHSPLKKAEDARLIDTTNLSIEQVMSKMIEIIEGEI; from the coding sequence ATGAAAAATGTGATAGCAATTGATGGCCCAGGTGGAGCTGGCAAAAGTACTATTGCAAAACTTTTAGCTAAAAAAATAAACTATCTTCATCTTGATACTGGGGCAATGTATAGAGCTGTAACTTGGGCAGCTTTAAAAAAAAATATTGATTTTAAAGATGAAGAAAAAATTATAAAAATAGCAGAAAAGAGTAAAATCATCTTTGATCAACAGGGAAATATTTTTTTAAATGGAAAAAACATTAGTCAAGAAATAAGAAATAATAAGGTTAATCAGTATGTTTCACAAGTTGCAGCAATTAAGGGTGTGCGTGATCTTTTAGTTGAAAAGCAACAAGATATAGCTAAAAAAAATAAAGTAGTAATGGATGGAAGAGATATTACTACAGTAGTTTTACCTAAGGCAGAATATAAATTCTACTTAACTGCTTCTTTGGCAGAAAGAGCAAAAAGACGTTATCAACAAGAAAAAGTTAAGAATAAAAATGCAGATCTTAAACAAATTAAAGCAAGTATTGCTCGTAGAGATAAATTAGATAAGGAAAGAGAACATTCTCCTCTAAAAAAAGCTGAAGATGCTAGATTAATAGATACAACTAATTTAAGTATTGAGCAAGTAATGTCTAAGATGATAGAGATAATTGAAGGTGAAATTTAG
- the plsX gene encoding phosphate acyltransferase PlsX produces the protein MYKIAVDVMSGEKKAEELIKGALKALAEEKELELTLIGEYDIISQELAKTDFDSNRLKIEKADQIITMDESPVKALRKKKNSTVNVGAKLLRKKEVEAFISPGNTGSVMAAGLLKVGRVKGVLRPPIAIQFPAINGSTLILDNGANTNCSPENLEQFALMGQLYAEKVMKIDNPRIALLNIGEEKTKGNKLTKASYELLNNNPKIKNFIGNVEGRDIFSEKVDIIVTDGFVGNIVLKTTEGAASFFLELIKDSFKTNLLSKLAAFILKPYLKKSLDKIDYRQYGGAPLLGVKGLVVISHGSSDSTAIYNAIKAAKKSIEENMVELIKSEFAKNEELE, from the coding sequence TTGTATAAAATAGCTGTTGATGTTATGAGTGGAGAAAAAAAAGCAGAAGAGTTAATTAAAGGTGCTCTAAAAGCTTTAGCAGAAGAAAAAGAACTAGAATTGACCCTGATTGGTGAATATGATATTATAAGCCAAGAGTTAGCTAAAACTGACTTTGATTCGAATCGGCTTAAAATTGAAAAAGCAGATCAAATAATAACTATGGATGAATCACCAGTTAAGGCTTTAAGAAAGAAAAAAAATTCTACTGTTAATGTAGGAGCAAAGCTTTTACGAAAAAAGGAAGTAGAAGCCTTTATTTCTCCAGGTAATACAGGTTCAGTTATGGCAGCAGGTCTACTTAAAGTAGGTAGAGTTAAAGGTGTTTTAAGACCACCAATTGCAATTCAATTCCCTGCTATTAATGGAAGTACTTTGATTTTAGATAATGGAGCTAATACTAATTGTAGTCCTGAGAATTTAGAACAATTTGCTTTAATGGGACAGCTTTATGCAGAGAAAGTAATGAAAATAGATAATCCCCGCATTGCTCTTTTAAATATTGGAGAAGAAAAAACAAAAGGTAATAAACTAACTAAAGCAAGTTATGAACTTTTAAATAATAATCCGAAAATAAAGAATTTCATTGGGAATGTAGAGGGTAGAGATATTTTTTCTGAAAAAGTAGACATTATAGTTACTGATGGATTTGTTGGAAATATAGTTTTGAAAACAACAGAGGGAGCAGCCTCTTTTTTTCTGGAATTAATAAAAGATAGTTTTAAAACTAATTTACTTTCTAAACTTGCAGCTTTTATTTTAAAACCTTATCTTAAAAAATCTTTAGATAAAATTGATTATAGACAGTATGGAGGGGCTCCTTTATTAGGGGTTAAAGGCTTAGTGGTTATTAGTCATGGCAGTTCTGATTCGACTGCTATTTATAATGCTATTAAAGCTGCTAAAAAAAGTATAGAAGAAAATATGGTTGAATTAATTAAAAGTGAGTTTGCTAAGAATGAGGAGTTGGAATAA
- a CDS encoding acyl carrier protein, whose translation MEDILERVIDIVAEELAVDRDEVTEDSSFIEDLGADSLDVVELVMAFEEDFDVEIPDEDAEDIRTVDDAVSYLEDIL comes from the coding sequence GTGGAAGATATCTTAGAAAGAGTAATTGATATTGTAGCAGAAGAATTAGCAGTTGACAGAGATGAGGTTACTGAAGACTCTTCATTTATAGAAGATCTTGGAGCAGATTCTTTAGATGTGGTTGAATTAGTTATGGCATTTGAAGAAGATTTTGATGTAGAAATCCCTGATGAAGATGCAGAAGATATTCGTACAGTTGATGATGCTGTAAGTTATTTGGAGGATATTCTTTAA